The region CTGGACACCCCCATGTATTTTTTCCTGCGCCATTTTGCTGTCGTAGAGATTGGATTCACCACCACAATCATCCCCAAAACACTGGCCAACATGGCAACAGGCCATAACACTATAACATTCTTTGATTGCTTCACACAGGGCTTTCTGTACTTTGCGCTGGCAACAACAGAGTTTTTCCTGCTGGCAGTAATGTCTGTTGACAGATACGTGGCCATCTGCAACCCTTTGCGCTACTCAGCCATAATGAACGGTCAAATCTGCACGTTGCTGGTGCTTTGCTCTTGGGTATGGGGTTTCTTCCTCATAATGGGTCCTACAGTTGCATTATTTCAGATGCCATATTGTGGTCCTAACATCATCAACCATTTTTTCTGTGACAATGGACCAGTGATCAAACTTGCTTCTGCTGACACAAGACTGCTGGAACTCATTGATTTTCTGATTGCTACACTCTCCGTCCTTGGGACTTTGGCTGT is a window of Tiliqua scincoides isolate rTilSci1 chromosome 5, rTilSci1.hap2, whole genome shotgun sequence DNA encoding:
- the LOC136653629 gene encoding olfactory receptor 6E1-like produces the protein MTPQVRNCTTEDNFILLGFTNNHQLEIVLFPLLIGTYLLTIFGNMVIIVITLVDPQLDTPMYFFLRHFAVVEIGFTTTIIPKTLANMATGHNTITFFDCFTQGFLYFALATTEFFLLAVMSVDRYVAICNPLRYSAIMNGQICTLLVLCSWVWGFFLIMGPTVALFQMPYCGPNIINHFFCDNGPVIKLASADTRLLELIDFLIATLSVLGTLAVNVVSYINIVTTIMRMPSATGRKKAFSTCAFHIFVVSITYGSCIFLYIKPNGTSHLDFRKPVAILNTIVSPLLNPFIYCLRNKQVHVALRTVLRKLSV